DNA from Pajaroellobacter abortibovis:
CTCTTCGAGTGAATAAGGTGACATCTTGAGTGGAACCTTAGATGTCCGAGCTACAAGTGTACCTTCGATTTCTGCTAGAGTGAGACCGACATTATGATGAAATACAATCGACCAAGTTTTAGGAAGTTGAGAGGCTTGTTGGAAGAATCCTTTCATGAGATCAGGGCTTAGGAATACCAGCTCTATGAGTTGACCATCCGTTTATGCAACCAGCTTTTAAGACTGTTATCTCTTAAGAGAAGAGGCCCATCGAGCGAGCCATTTCAATGGAGGCTTTTGAGCCAGATGGCTTGAATCCTAGTATCTTTTTCTTCGAGACGAGAAAAGTCACCCTGAATGGCAAACTCCTCGAGGCCTTGGTCGGTGTAATCTGCTTCCAGTAAGACTAGCGTCTTCAGGAAGGGGGGTGGTTCTTACCAATTTGAGGAGAGAGAAATCGACCCACTGCTCAACCTTTTAATTCAAGATATTCCAGTCGAGGGAGCGGCGGGAGAACTTCAAGGGGAAGAGCTTCTGTTGCAGTGGTATGTAGGGGGGAGTTGATTGCCAAGACCCTATCGATTTTAATGACCAAAGCCTCCCGTTTGAATATTTCTGTCGCGCCATCATTTGCAAGTATCTTAAGGATAGTAAGAAAGTATCTTACTTTTCTGATAGCCTGATGAGAGCCTTCTCATCGGATGATACCTGAGATTTCTAAGACAGTCTTTGGCTTTATTCCAATTCGTGCTCTGAAAACCAATAAGACCATAAATTCACCGTAGAGGGGTGGGTGATTAAGGATTGGATAGGAGGTAGGGACTTTTGATTTTGTGAAGAGCCTGGAAGGACAGCATGTTGCGAAACCGTTGGATGCTCTTGTTCGAAAGAGGTCAGTACTCTACATTCTGTGTGAGCAAGAATCCAGCATATAAAAAAAGTAGACTTTGACGCTTGTATCTCATCTCGATCTCTCCTTTAGAAGGTGTCTTGAACAGTTCAAGTGCCTGACAGCAGTCTAAGCAAGGGATACAAGCAAAGTCGGACAACGTTTAAGGATTTTTTATTCTTCAATCTTCCAGAAGCGATTGATAGAGAGAGCGATTGCGGTGCCGAGCCAGGTCCCTGCGATCAAATCCCCAAGGAAATGGAAATTCTGAAGCAGGATAGCAAGTTCTGTCAGGACGATGCCCAACCAAAACAGCCAGCGGGCACGTGGAAAAAATAAACTGAGGCTGACCATTCCAGCGGTGATACAGGTCGCGTGTCCGGAAGGAAATGAAGCGTACTGCACCCCCTTATGGAACCAATGGAAACCATACACTCCATTGCGAATCAACGAAAGGTTTCCATTCGTCCATGTGTTTGGCCACGTTCTTCCGAAAACAGGCTTGAGGACATCCTGCATCCATGCAGAAAGAGCAATAGAAAGAGAAAAATGAAATCCAAAATCACTCAGCCGGGATTGCCTTGCTCCTAACCCGAGTCCGCCGAGAAGGCATAATACCACGAACGCAGTCGGAATGAACAATTCAGGAATTCTCTCAAACAAACGGAACTCGATCCGATAGCCATAGTGCAAAGCCTCTATACGGAAAGCAAGGGGACGATCGATCCAAAAAAAACAGATGATCACTGCGATTAGCAGGCTTGTTAACAGAGACTTTCGCTCCACACCTCACCTAAAAAAAGAGAGTCGAACACCGTCTTCCCTATTCATCAAACAATCGTTTCAAGCGGACGTCCAAAGGTGCATCTTTTACGTGTGCAGAAGAGAAAACCAAGGTTAAAGGATCTGCTAGTGTATGCCAATAAAGAAGAGACCGTGGACGGTTCTGTGGGGGTAGTTCTTGTAGTTGGTGGAGTGCTGAGGTAAACGCTTTCGCTGTATAAATGGGATCCAACGCCATCCCAGCTTGAGCAATTTTTTCTTTAGTCATGGGGTGTTACTATAAAGGATAACCGTAACCCTTTCCTCGATAATTCCAACCGATCTTGAGCAATTCAAAAGCCATCCTTTGCTGCTCGATACCACACCTCTTAATTTTTAGAGCGTGCAGCAACTGAATTATATACCCTTGTCAACCAGCTAGGACGCACCACCACGACAGCACGAACAGGAGTCGGCAGTCCCTCCAAAACTAAACCCACTACAAGTCCTACCGCTGTCTCCCCTGAACCAAGCGGTACGATCAC
Protein-coding regions in this window:
- a CDS encoding phosphatase PAP2 family protein, translating into MERKSLLTSLLIAVIICFFWIDRPLAFRIEALHYGYRIEFRLFERIPELFIPTAFVVLCLLGGLGLGARQSRLSDFGFHFSLSIALSAWMQDVLKPVFGRTWPNTWTNGNLSLIRNGVYGFHWFHKGVQYASFPSGHATCITAGMVSLSLFFPRARWLFWLGIVLTELAILLQNFHFLGDLIAGTWLGTAIALSINRFWKIEE